In Leptodactylus fuscus isolate aLepFus1 chromosome 2, aLepFus1.hap2, whole genome shotgun sequence, one genomic interval encodes:
- the LOC142193956 gene encoding matrix metalloproteinase-18-like codes for MKNLVLVLLLSVAYCSAFPAEPPKGNEESDAKFAEQYLEKYYNLQKNVRMSRKKGDSPFTQKIKEMQQFLGLQVTGKLDSDTMELMHQPRCGFQDVGEFSVFPGNRGWRKTEITYRIVNYTPDIPRAEVDYAIQRAFGVWSGVTPLTFTRIYDEVSDIEISFAAQVHNDFYPFDGPHGTLAHAFAPSSGIGGDAHFDEDETWTSGSNGYNLFLVAAHEFGHSLGLLHSSDPSALMYPTYHFTEPSEFRLPEDDVNGIQSLYGARTAPREPTEPEQPREPSTPSSCLPNITFDAVTTLRGEILFFKDTSFWRQISPQSVVENHEIKTFWPTLPNHIQAAYEVQDRDEVFVFKGAKYWVISGYEVTTDSPKSIYDLGFPRSVRRIDAAVYDEKSGKTYLFVNDNYWSFDENKKSMDTGYPKKIVDGFPGLTKIRAAFQKDGLLYFFDGHRQYEFSTAKKRVTRLLKNNSWIKCGNNKASNLKKVLKIK; via the exons ATGAAGAACTTGGTCCTTGTCCTGCTACTTTCCGTAGCTTACTGCTCGGCATTCCCTGCAGAACCTCCCAAAGGCAATGAAGAAAGCGACGCCAAGTTCGCTGAA CAATATCTAGAGAAATATTACAATCTTCAGAAAAATGTACGAATGTCAAGAAAGAAAGGCGACAGTCCATTTACGCAAAAAATTAAGGAAATGCAGCAATTTCTCGGTCTTCAAGTGACAGGAAAACTGGACTCGGACACCATGGAACTGATGCACCAACCTCGATGTGGGTTTCAGGATGTCGGTGAATTCAGCGTATTTCCTGGTAACAGAGGATGGAGAAAGACGGAAATTACTTACAG AATAGTGAACTACACACCCGATATCCCCCGGGCTGAAGTCGACTATGCCATTCAGAGAGCTTTCGGGGTTTGGAGTGGTGTGACTCCCTTGACTTTTACTCGGATCTATGATGAGGTTTCTGACATTGAGATCTCCTTTGCTGCCCAAG TCCATAATGATTTTTACCCATTTGATGGCCCACATGGGACACTTGCCCATGCTTTTGCCCCTTCCAGTGGAATTGGTGGAGATGCCCACTTTGATGAAGATGAAACATGGACAAGTGGCTCTAATG GTTATAACTTATTCCTTGTGGCTGCTCATGAGTTTGGCCATTCCCTTGGTCTCCTCCACTCCAGTGACCCCAGTGCTCTGATGTATCCCACCTACCATTTTACTGAGCCCAGCGAGTTCCGCCTTCCTGAAGATGACGTCAACGGGATTCAATCACTCTATG GAGCAAGAACAGCCCCCAGAGAGCCAACTGAACCAGAACAGCCACGTGAACCAAGCACCCCATCCAGTTGTCTGCCAAACATCACTTTTGATGCCGTAACAACACTGCGTGGAGAAATCTTATTCTTTAAAGACAC TTCTTTCTGGCGCCAAATTTCCCCACAATCTGTAGTTGAAAATCATGAAATCAAAACTTTCTGGCCAACTCTACCAAATCACATTCAGGCTGCTTATGAAGTCCAGGACAGGGACGAAGTCTTTGTCTTTAaag GAGCAAAATACTGGGTCATCAGTGGTTATGAAGTCACAACAGATTCTCCAAAGAGTATTTACGACTTGGGTTTCCCCCGATCTGTCAGAAGAATCGATGCTGCCGTCTACGATGAGAAATCTGGAAAGACATATCTATTTGTGAATGATAATTATTGGAG TTTCGATGAGAATAAGAAGAGTATGGATACCGGATACCCTAAAAAAATTGTAGACGGCTTTCCTGGTCTTACCAAGATTCGCGCCGCTTTCCAGAAAGATG GACTTCTGTACTTCTTTGATGGACATCGCCAGTATGAATTCAGCACCGCAAAGAAGAGAGTCACCCGTCTGCTAAAGAATAACAGCTGGATAAAGTGCGGAAATAACAAGGCCAGCAACCTGAAAAAAGTCctaaaaattaaataa